One part of the Prunus persica cultivar Lovell chromosome G5, Prunus_persica_NCBIv2, whole genome shotgun sequence genome encodes these proteins:
- the LOC18776649 gene encoding abscisic acid 8'-hydroxylase 1 — MEISSILYSMLCMLAFVVFFLFLIHSLISKLFFTPSSPKLPLPPGSLGWPYVGETFQLYSQNPNVFFASKQKRFGSIFKTHILGCPCVMISSPEAAKFVLVTRSHLFKPTFPASKERMLGKQAIFFHQGDYHAKLRKLVLRAFMPEAIRSIVPDIESIAKDSLQSWEGRLVNTFQEMKTFTFNVALLSIFGKDEILYREDLKRCYYILEKGYNSMPINLPGTLFHKSMKARKELAQILAKIISTRRQRKQVEDHKDLLGSFMGDKEGLTDQQIADNVIGVIFAARDTTASVLTWIVKYLGENPSVLQAVTEEQEAIMRTKEEEEGDDEGNQKALSWSDTKKMPMTSRVIQETLRVASILSFTFREAVEDVEYEGYLIPKGWKVLPLFRNIHHSPEIFPEPEKFDPSRFEVAPKPNTYMPFGSGTHSCPGNELAKLEILVFLHHLTTKYRWSMVGAQNGIQYGPFALPQNGLPIRLSPKT; from the exons ATGGAAATCAGCAGTATTTTATACTCCATGCTTTGCATGcttgcttttgttgttttcttcctctttctcaTCCATTCCCTCATCTCCAAGCTCTTCTTCACTCCCAGTAGCCCCAAACTCCCACTTCCACCTGGTTCCTTAGGTTGGCCCTATGTAGGAGAGACCTTCCAACTCtactctcaaaacccaaatgTCTTCTTTGCCTCGAAACAAAAGAG gtTTGGGTCTATCTTCAAAACCCACATCTTGGGTTGTCCCTGTGTCATGATTTCAAGCCCAGAAGCTGCAAAATTTGTGCTTGTAACTCGATCCCATCTGTTCAAGCCAACCTTCCCAGCAAGCAAAGAGAGGATGTTGGGGAAACAAGCCATCTTTTTTCACCAAGGAGATTACCATGCCAAATTGAGGAAGCTTGTCCTCCGTGCCTTCATGCCTGAAGCCATCAGGAGCATAGTCCCTGACATTGAATCCATAGCCAAAGACTCTCTTCAGTCCTGGGAAGGCCGCTTGGTCAACACCTTCCAAGAAATGAAAACG TTCACATTCAATGTTGCACTCCTTTCTATTTTTGGAAAGGATGAAATTCTGTACAGAGAGGATCTGAAAAGGTGCTACTACATTCTTGAGAAGGGTTACAATTCAATGCCAATTAATCTTCCAGGCACACTCTTTCACAAATCAATGAAAGCCAGGAAGGAGCTTGCTCAGATCTTGGCTAAAATTATCTCCACAAGGAGGCAGAGGAAGCAGGTGGAGGACCATAAGGACCTTCTTGGATCATTTATGGGTGACAAAGAAGGCCTCACAGACCAACAGATTGCTGACAACGTCATCGGTGTCATTTTCGCTGCTCGTGATACAACGGCCAGCGTTTTGACTTGGATTGTCAAGTACCTTGGCGAAAACCCAAGTGTTCTTCAAGCTGTCACT GAAGAGCAAGAGGCCATAATGaggacaaaagaagaagaggagggtgATGATGAAGGGAACCAGAAGGCTCTGAGTTGGTCAGATACCAAGAAGATGCCAATGACTTCAAGGGTTATTCAGGAGACACTTAGAGTTGCTTCCATCTTATCTTTTACTTTCAGGGAAGCTGTGGAAGATGTTGAATATGAAG GTTATCTTATACCAAAAGGGTGGAAAGTTTTACCACTTTTCAGAAACATTCACCACAGCCCAGAAATCTTTCCTGAACCTGAGAAGTTTGATCCCTCAAGATTTGAG GTTGCTCCAAAGCCCAACACATATATGCCATTTGGCAGCGGGACCCACTCATGTCCTGGGAATGAATTAGCCAAGCTGGAGATTTTGGTCTTTTTACACCATCTAACAACAAAGTACAG GTGGTCTATGGTTGGTGCACAAAATGGCATCCAGTATGGCCCTTTTGCTCTTCCCCAAAATGGTCTGCCCATCAGATTATCTCCTAAAACATAA